From one Mustelus asterias chromosome 2, sMusAst1.hap1.1, whole genome shotgun sequence genomic stretch:
- the srd5a1 gene encoding 3-oxo-5-alpha-steroid 4-dehydrogenase 1, with translation MSSMSMFRFVLGVDNESELLLQSLSWLMVLMGVCTFVILQFVHLPYGRYACSKFGFPVNVKAAWFLQEIPSLALPLYLMFFSTDTKPLQLPNQLLLGMFICHYIHRSLIFPFLIRGGKATPFISFAIAFIFCLYNGYLQARFLSKYAVYPSDWITDPRFLTGFVLWFFGLSVNLHSDHILRKLRKPGETGYKIPHGGMFEYVSGANFFGEIVEWIGFAIASWSLPSAAFAVFGFFVLTSRAAQHHRWYLEKFEDYPKSRKALIPFLY, from the exons ATGTCCTCGATGTCTATGTTTCGATTTGTTTTGGGAGTGGATAATGAAAGCGAATTGCTACTGCAATCGTTGTCCTGGCTCATGGTCCTCATGGGAGTTTGTACTTTCGTGATCTTGCAGTTCGTTCATTTGCCCTATGGAAGATACGCTTGCAGTAAGTTCGGGTTTCCAGTAAATGTGAAGGCTGCTTGGTTTCTCCAGGAGATCCCGTCTCTGGCATTGCCGCTCTATCTGATGTTTTTCAGCACTGACACTAAACCTTTGCAGCTTCCCAACCAGCTCCTTCTGGGCATGTTCATCTGCCACTACATCCACAG GTCACTGATATTCCCTTTTTTAATTAGAGGAGGAAAAGCCACACCTTTCATTTCTTTTGCAATTGCTTTCATATTTTGCCTATATAATGGATATCTGCAGGCAAGATTCCTAAGCAAGTATGCTGTGTACCCCTCAGACTGGATAACCGATCCACGCTTCCTGACAG GCTTTGTGCTCTGGTTTTTTGGATTGTCAGTAAATCTGCATTCTGACCATATCCTCAGAAAACTACGAAAACCTGGTGAAACGGGATACAAGATCCCCCACG GAGGAATGTTTGAATATGTGTCTGGTGCTAACTTCTTTGGGGAAATCGTAGAATGGATTGGGTTTGCCATCGCTTCCTGGTCACTGCCAAGCGCAGCATTCGCTGTATTTGGATTTTTCGTTCTTACTTCTCGGGCTGCTCAACACCATCG ATGGTATCTGGAAAAGTTTGAAGATTATCCAAAATCAAGAAAGGCCTTAATACCTTTCTTATATTGA